One Urechidicola croceus genomic window, TTTTTAAAATTTGCATTAACAGATTCTATTGCTGCAGTAATTGCTGTACTCGAATTATGGCTAATTTTTTTAGCCAATTTTTCGGCTAAATCTAACAACTCTTCTTGTTCAACTACGTGATTTACTAAGCCATAATCTTTAGCCTGTTCGGCAGTAATCATATTCGCTGTCATGATTAATTCCATTGCTCTTCCTTTACCTATTAATTGCGGTAATCTTTGAGTACCACCATAACCAGGAATGACACCTAAAGAAACTTCTGGCAACCCCATTTTTGCATTTGTACTAGCAATTCTAAAATGTGCAGCCATCGCTAATTCCAAACCTCCTCCAAGCGCAAATCCATTTATTGCAGCAATTACTGGAGTTGATAAATTTTCTATAAAATCAAATAGTAATTCATGCCCTTTTTTGGATAAAGTTGCACCTTGACTTTCATCAAAATGTGCAAACTCTTTAATATCGGCACCAGCTACAAACGCTTTTGTTCCGCTA contains:
- a CDS encoding enoyl-CoA hydratase/isomerase family protein, producing MKYNNILLGQEGKILTITINRPNKLNALNKETIEELHKAFVTADEDKSIRVIIITGSGTKAFVAGADIKEFAHFDESQGATLSKKGHELLFDFIENLSTPVIAAINGFALGGGLELAMAAHFRIASTNAKMGLPEVSLGVIPGYGGTQRLPQLIGKGRAMELIMTANMITAEQAKDYGLVNHVVEQEELLDLAEKLAKKISHNSSTAITAAIESVNANFKNNVDGFEVEISNFGKCFGTSDFKEGTTAFLEKRRPNF